The following nucleotide sequence is from Pseudonocardia abyssalis.
AACCGGAACCGGAACCGGCCGAGCCGGTCCCCGCGGGCACCGAGCTCGCCGACCTGGTCGACGGCACCCGCACCGTCGAGGTCACCGACGCCGGGGAGCTGGAGTCGGCCCTGGAGGACGCCGCGCCGGGCGACGTCATCCGGCTCGCGGCGGGCTCCTACGAGCCGATCGAGATCTCCGCGTCCGGCACGCCCGACGCCCCGATCACGCTCACCGGCCCGTCCGAGGCCGTGATCGACGCGGGCGACGACTCCGGCTACGCCGTGCACCTGCAGGAGGCGAGCCACTGGCAGCTCGTCGGGTTCGCCGTGGTCGGCGGGGGCAAAGGGGTCGTCGTCGACGGTGGCGGTTCCAACGTGCTCGACTCGCTGTCGGTCGGGGAGACCGGTGACGAGGCCGTGCACTTCCGCTCGTCGTCGTCGGACAACGTCATCCAGCGCTCCCGCATCCACGACACCGGGCTGGAGCAGCCGCAGTACGGCGAGGGTGTCTACGTCGGCAGCGCGAAGAGCAACTGGGGCCGGTACGGGCTCGACGGCGGTCCGGACCTGTCGATGGACAACCGCATCCTGGAGAACACGTTCGAGCGGATCACCGCGGAGAACATCGACATCAAGGAGGAGACCGGCGGCACCATCGTGGCCCGCAACAACTTCGACGGCTCGGCGATCAGCGGCGAGAACTACGCCGACTCGGTCGTGGACGTGAAGGGCTTCGACGCGCAGGTCCTCGACAACATCACCACCGGCCGGAGCGACCAGCTGGGCAACATCATCGAGACCCATGTGATCACCGAGCCGGAGACGTCGGGCTGCGGCAACGTCATCGAGGGCAACCGGGTCGAGGGCTTCGAGCCGACCGGCGAGCTGGTGGCGGTGGACAAGAAGTGCGACTGAGAGGGGGCGACTAGCGGAAGACCACGGTCCGCAGCATGACGAAGTTGACGACCGTGGCGACGCCCTGGGCCAGCACCCACGCCGCGCTCGTGCGCAGCGGCATCGCCGGCAGGACGGCCAGGGCCAGGGTGTTGACGCCGACGTTGAGCGCGAACGTCGTGCCGTAGAGCAGCACGAACCCGGCGAAGCGGCTCTTCCCGCCGCCGGACGCGGT
It contains:
- a CDS encoding GtrA family protein, whose amino-acid sequence is MTATGTTPIGLRGQLARFVAVGVVSALVDFGVYHLLLQLGVVPPVAKGVSFILGTTTAYLLNRRFTFTASGGGKSRFAGFVLLYGTTFALNVGVNTLALAVLPAMPLRTSAAWVLAQGVATVVNFVMLRTVVFR